From Campylobacter pinnipediorum subsp. caledonicus:
ATGAGATACTAAAAGAGTTAAATAAAAAATACGATGACATAAAAACCGGTGGCTATGAGATCCAAAGCACGATTGATCTTGAAGTGCAAAATATGGCCAAAGAGGCTTTGAAGTTTGGATATAATGAAATACTAAGAAGAAACAAAAAAGCAGATCCTAATATCTTAAATGGTGCAATGGTTGTTACAAAACCTCAAACCGGAGATGTGCTTGCGCTTGTTGGTGGAGTTGATTACTCAAAAAGTAGCTACAATAGAGCTACGCAAAGTAGAAGACAGCCTGGTTCTAGCTTCAAGCCTTTTATATATCAAATAGCTTTAAATAGCGGTTACTCTACTATGTCGCCAGTTGCTGACATATCTCGTAGTTTTGATATGGGAAATGGAAAAGAGTGGACACCTAAAAATTATGGCGGAGACTTTAGTGGTTATATTAGCTTAAAACAAGCCTTAACAAAATCAAGAAACTTAGCTACTATAAATTTATTGAACGATTTGGGACTTAATTTTGTTAAAAAAGAGCTTATAAGAATGGGTTTTGGCGATATACCCGAAAATCTATCTATAGCGCTTGGTAGCTTTGGTATATCTCCTATAAATTTTGCTAGTCTTTATTCTATGTTTCCAAATGATGGAGAGGTTGTAAAAACTACTCTTATTAAAAGTATAAAAAATAGATACAAAAATCTTATCAAATTTGAATCAGAAAGAATAAGAGTTAATTCTCCTGAGCAGAGTTTTTTGATGACAACAATACTTACAAATGTCATTGAAAATGGAACCGGACGAAACGCAAGGGTAAAAGGCATACAAATAGCCGGAAAAACAGGCACAACAAATAACAATATAGATGCTTGGTTTTGCGGCTTTACGCCAGATATAGAGGCTTTAGTTTGGTATGGAAATGATGACAATACCCCTATGAAAAAATTTGAAACAGGAGGTATTACAGCAGCTCCTGTATTTAAGAAATTTATACAAGCATATCTTAAGCAGTATCCAAATACTCAAAGAAATTTTATAAGACCAGATGGTGTTTATAGAGGTAAATATGAAGGGCATGATGAGTATTATACAAATCAATCTCCATTGCCCGATAACTCAGCTCAGCAAAATATTATGCAAGAAGTTGATGAAGGTGGATTGATATTTTAGATATTTTGTCTTAAAATTAATAAAAATATAAAGGTGTTTTTGGATACAGAATCACCTTTATATTGTTTTGATAATCTTAAAATCTTCAATCTCGCAAAAATCAATTAAAGCATTCATTATAGCAAATCTTTTAGTATTCATAAGTCTATTTATAGATATGTTTTCTTGTCTTAAAAATCCATTTTCTATAAGTCTAGCTCTGCATGTTCCTTTTAAAAGAGGTGTTTTTGGAGTTATCCAACCATTATCAAATATAGCAATATTTGCTATACTGGTATCAGTCACAAAGCCATCTTTGGTAATTATGATTTCTTCATAATTACTTTTTGCTTCATCTATAAGGCTTCTATCTAGGAATTTCTTACTATAGTCAAAGTCAGCACTAACTATATAAAAACTCCTAAAATTTCTAGCCTTATATGGATAAAACTCAGATCTTATAAACTCGCCTTCTAGATTGTATATAATCTTAGCTCTAGCAGTACCAAGAGGAGCCTCGCTTGAAGTTTTTTCTAATATATCTTCAAATTCAAATTCCAATGATTTATCTATAGAGTTTTTAGCTCTTGATATATGGTATTTTAAATTTTGTGGCTTATGGTCAACTAATTTTATAGTTTCAAAAAGGAAAATAGACTTTTTTGATGAGCTCATCATATTCCTTTTTGGGATCACTTTGTTTTGTTACGCCCCCACCGCTAAAAAAGCACAATCCATCTTGAGTTTGTTTTACAAATCTTATTAGGACAAAACTTTTACATATTTTTCCATCAAAATAGACAAAAACACCTGTATAAAATCCTCGTTTTGAAATCTCGCATTCTTTTATTATTTCTATGGCTTTATCTCTTGGACTACCTGCTATTGAAGCTGCTGGAACAAGAGCTGAAAAAATATCTCCTAAGCTTAGCTTGGGTTTGATCTTGCCTTTTAAGTATGAACTTGTTTGGTATAAGTTTTTTACACGTTGTATATAGCGAAATTTTTCAACCTTAATATCTTCTGCAACTAAAGATAAATCATCTTTCATAAATCCTACCATTTTATATTGTTCATCTATCTCTTTTTTGTTATTTAAAAGTGTTTCTTTGGCATTTGGTAATGTTGCATCTATTGTCCCTTTCATTGGAAAGGTATGGATATGGCCATTTTTTATAGTTATAAATGGTTCCGGAGAAAAGCATACAAAATCATTTTTTTTATACACCAATGCCTTTGCTGTTGAGTATTGATATATTTCTTCTAGGCTTAAATTTGTTTTGATTTTAGTTGGAAAACATAAATTTAAAAGTTCATTTTGCTCGCTTTGTTGATATTTTGATAAAATATTAAAGCGTTCTAGATATTTTTCAAACTCTATAGGCTCTTTTTCAAGAGAGTAGTTAATTTTATTATAATTTTTAGCATTTATTTTGAATTTTATTCCGAATTTTTCAGCATCTTCAGGGGCACAGATAATATTATTTTCTGGCTCATCATAGCTTAAAATAGCTATAAAAGGTTTGTTGCCATAAGAGTCTATTAGGTTTTTTACCATTGTTTTAATCCTTTGAAATTTTAAAAGCGAAATTATAGTATATATTTATTTATTAATAAATAAATATTTATATTATTTAATGGATTAACGCAGAATTTGACTAATTTTTATTACATAATGCTAAGATTATCTAAAATTAATTGGCGGTAATATTTAATTTTTAAATATTAAATTACTAGAAATATTCAAAAAGGAACCTTAATAACAGGTTTATGTAGATATGAGGTGGTCTTATTTTATTGGTAGTGTTAGATCAAGCTTAAATGTGCCGTTGAGATTAAAAAACCATAAATATAATCCTAAAAAGAAAAAGCCAAAATTTTACTATATTTTTTAATATAAAATAGGATGATATTAGAAACAATATAGATAATATAGAAGAATTTAAGGAATTGTTTTAAATGAATGTTTTTTAAGGAATTTAGAAAATTTGATATCAGATAAAAGATTAGAATCTTATAATAATATATACAACATACTAAAATTTTAATCTTATATCAAAACTCACTAGAATTATTGCTATGATAAAAATATCGTAGTAATAAATATAGTTGATTTTTATCTAGTTAAATTAAAGGGCTATGGCTGGATTGTTGATTCCGAAGATATAAAAAATTATTGAAAAAATATAAGATAAATAGAAGATTTCATAATAATACACATAACCAATGCTTGTCAGATTTTAGTTTTGGAATAATTATATATCTTTAGAAAACATAATTTTATAAATTATATGGTTTTGATAGTCTTGATAATTTAAATTTTTAAAGACTTTAGCGACAGTAATAGAATTTTTTATTTTTATGTTAACAATAAGAAATAGATTTTATCGGTTAGAAAACATATTGAAATCTAGAAATAAAAATAAAATATATCCACGAATAACTTATAAATTACATGATACAAAGATTGCAATAATGCCTGAGTATTTTTAATAAAAGATTATTGTCAGGATAGATTATTTAGTTACCCTGACTTTTTTGAGTGTTGTCTCCGCTCCTCAAAGTAGATTTAGTTATATTAAAAACTTATATATAACTTATTATTTTTTTAATTATGCATAAAATATAACTATAAAAGGCTTTGTTTGGTTATAAAAAATACTTACAATAAATTATATAAAGTTATATTTTTGGTGGCTTCTAAAAGGTTTTAAATAAGGTGGTGTCCCCAACAGGATTCGAACCTGTGGCCTCAAAATTAGGAATTTTGCGCTCTATCCAGCTGAGCTATGAGGACATTATAAAATTGATATATAAATTTCTACTTTATTATTATCAATGTATTTTTCAAAATCAGTAGTATAAGTTCTTTTTATGGTGCTATTTTCAAAAAAATGCCAAATTTCTTGCCATAGTTCTATAACAATTTCTGGAATTCTACCCTCTTTTTTAAAAACTAGATATTTTCCTTTTTTGTATCTCAACAGTGTCTAAAGTTTGCTTTTTTGAATTTTTTGTTCCAACCAAGATATCATATTTTCCAAAATGTTTATCTTTGTAATTGAAATAAACTCCATATTTAACATTACTTTCGTTAGATACACCACTTTTAAAAAAATTATTCCATAATTTGTCTATTACGGAAGTTTTTAAATCAGATTCATCTTTATTGGTTGTGGTGGCTTTAAAACCAGTTATTTTAAAAGATTCATTTATACTAACTTCATTCATTGTTAAACTTTCAAAGTGCAGGGTAGTTTTTACCCTGCATTATAAGTAAACTAATTAACCATTTCTCTTTTTAATGATTTCATCGCTAACATTTTTAGGAACTTCTTCATAGTGATCAAATTCCATAGAGTATGTTGCGCGACCTTGAGTTTGGCTTCTTAGGTCTGTTGAGTATCCAAACATAGCAGCTAGTGGGCAAAATGCA
This genomic window contains:
- a CDS encoding aminodeoxychorismate synthase component I, which codes for MVKNLIDSYGNKPFIAILSYDEPENNIICAPEDAEKFGIKFKINAKNYNKINYSLEKEPIEFEKYLERFNILSKYQQSEQNELLNLCFPTKIKTNLSLEEIYQYSTAKALVYKKNDFVCFSPEPFITIKNGHIHTFPMKGTIDATLPNAKETLLNNKKEIDEQYKMVGFMKDDLSLVAEDIKVEKFRYIQRVKNLYQTSSYLKGKIKPKLSLGDIFSALVPAASIAGSPRDKAIEIIKECEISKRGFYTGVFVYFDGKICKSFVLIRFVKQTQDGLCFFSGGGVTKQSDPKKEYDELIKKVYFPF
- a CDS encoding GyrI-like domain-containing protein, whose protein sequence is MRYKKGKYLVFKKEGRIPEIVIELWQEIWHFFENSTIKRTYTTDFEKYIDNNKVEIYISIL
- a CDS encoding transglycosylase domain-containing protein, with amino-acid sequence MKYILTFLFLIVVAFCAGFFYVYSEVRFNAYNIIDYKPKLTTQIFDANNELIANVFEENRLYVAYDEIPARVIEALVAIEDTSYFEHGGVNFEAIVRAIIKDIKVGRLAEGASTLTQQLVKNLALTSEKKIERKIKEMVLAMKLENELTKEQIIERYLNHVYFGHGYYGIKTAALGYFRKELNELSLKEISMLVGLPKAPSSYDPTRHLDLSLSRANRVLERMYDIGWINEDEYRKGLVEEPVVFNDTLSKNKAPYVVDEILKELNKKYDDIKTGGYEIQSTIDLEVQNMAKEALKFGYNEILRRNKKADPNILNGAMVVTKPQTGDVLALVGGVDYSKSSYNRATQSRRQPGSSFKPFIYQIALNSGYSTMSPVADISRSFDMGNGKEWTPKNYGGDFSGYISLKQALTKSRNLATINLLNDLGLNFVKKELIRMGFGDIPENLSIALGSFGISPINFASLYSMFPNDGEVVKTTLIKSIKNRYKNLIKFESERIRVNSPEQSFLMTTILTNVIENGTGRNARVKGIQIAGKTGTTNNNIDAWFCGFTPDIEALVWYGNDDNTPMKKFETGGITAAPVFKKFIQAYLKQYPNTQRNFIRPDGVYRGKYEGHDEYYTNQSPLPDNSAQQNIMQEVDEGGLIF
- a CDS encoding aminotransferase class IV yields the protein MSSSKKSIFLFETIKLVDHKPQNLKYHISRAKNSIDKSLEFEFEDILEKTSSEAPLGTARAKIIYNLEGEFIRSEFYPYKARNFRSFYIVSADFDYSKKFLDRSLIDEAKSNYEEIIITKDGFVTDTSIANIAIFDNGWITPKTPLLKGTCRARLIENGFLRQENISINRLMNTKRFAIMNALIDFCEIEDFKIIKTI